In Syngnathoides biaculeatus isolate LvHL_M chromosome 19, ASM1980259v1, whole genome shotgun sequence, the genomic window AATTGACCAACAACCTGTCCGAGGTTTACCCCACCTTTACCTCCAGCTCAGAACAAGGGATGTagaaaaggaaatggatggatatcttacCTTAGCTCACCGTCTCTCTCGACAGGGGGAGAATGACGAGAGCTTTGGCGCAGAATTCATATTCAGCGATCACAGCAAAGAGCTTATCGTCGGGGAGATCTTTGTACGCGTTTACAACGAACAACCAACTTTCCCGCTTGAGGTAAGCTTTTCCAGTGTAGTTGCAGATTTTTCAGGGTGGAACAAGTCCAATCTAATATCTTTGGATCGACGACGTTGTTCCCTTCTGCGCCATATCACTAATCTTGATGGGAAAATGTACTTCTTAATACCCGTAGATAAATATTTGAGTATCTGTAGTTATTTTGACATGTTAAGACAGCtggaaattgttttaaattcgTTCCCTTTCTTGCGTTCAGTATCCCAAAGCATTTGCAGCGAGCCTGCTGGACTACGTGGGCTCCCAGGCCCAGTACCTGCACACGCTGCTCGCCATGAGCCAGAGCAACAAAGTGGAGTCCCAGCAGCACGCAGAGCGACTTCGCTTCGCCGAGATGGCTCTGGAGGCTCTGCGCAACGTCATCAAGAACAACCCAGGTCAGAGCCACCTCAATCTCGTCGCTGGCATCTGTCTGAGCTGTCATTGAGTAAAGTTGTTTCTTTTCTTGTGATTTCAGGCTCTGAGATGGAGTGCATTGGCCATTTCAAACTGCTATTTTCCCTGCTGCGGGTTCACGGGGCTGGCAGGGTGCAGCAGCTTGTGCTGGAGGTgcaaaaacatccccaaagcgaACTAGTCAAGCATTTTCGCCGCTGCTTCCTTCAAAGCCGTGTCATCTTTCTCTGCaggttgtcaacacggtgacgtCAAATCAAGAATGTGTGAGCAACATCGCAGAGTCGCTGGTGCTGTCCAATCTGCTCTTGCTGCTGCACTCCCTCCCATCAAGTAGGACGTTGACCATAGCAAAACAGaactcattttcttttgtttatgcTCCTGATTGTCAACATGTCTTCCTCCAGGCAGGCAAATTGTGTTGGAAACCCTCCACGCTCTGACATCCAACACCAAAATAGTCAAAGAGGCCATGGCAAAAGGTTTGTGGGAATCAAAATCGGCGAATGCTCCTTGCATGTGGGCAAGCGAGAGTCGGCAATGCACCTTCAGCCGTTTGGTGAACGGGACAAGCCATCAAACACGCGCGTAGAAAACGCAAAAACTTGCAATGAGCTCTCTGTCGGCCACAACTCAAGGTCCAAAACCTCAATGAATAGCAACAGTTGGATCCATAGGTTAATTGTACCACCTGCCATATAGTGGAAGAGCCTTTATTTGTTGTAATTTTCAGGCCAATTAATTGAAATTGGATTCTTTCTTCCAGCAAATCTGATGATCCCCAAAAGCGCAGCAATCCCTGCTGCGATTGGTCATGccgtttattttagttttttccaTTACAGGGGCTCTCATCTACTTGCTCGATCTCTTTTGTAACTGCACTCATCCTCAAGTTCGTACACAGACGGCCGAGCTCTTCTCCAAAATGACCTCGGACAAGCTGGTCGGCCCCAAGGTTGGCGTCGCAAACGGGCTTGTGTACCTGTCCAAAAATCCACCAATGTGAAATTATGTTTAataacctttttcttttttgcctgaCAGGTCCGTCTAACCCTGATCCGCTTCCTCCCCGGCGTGTTCATGGACGCCATGCGGGACAACGCCGAGGCGGCGGTGCACATATTCGAGGGAACGCACGAGAATCCCGAGCTCATCTGGAACGACAGCTCCCGGGAGACGGTGTCCACCACTGTGCGGGAAATGATGCTCGAGTAAGTCCCGAGAGTTGGAAATCGTGCCATGTGACAAAGACGAATCCAAAGCGTTAAGCAGCGTTTGTCTTTTTCCAGGCACTTTAAACAGCAGAAAGAGAATCCTGACGTCAACTGGAAAGTAAGTCCAcgaaaggttcagattacattcccatcagtacatttttaagaacaattttgtggttTTGCAAACTTAGactgaaaatatcaacaaacaaaaaaaatacattgctaaccaagccAACTGTGagctataaatttgaaatgccgcttccaactttttcattttttttttaacccacattgGTATCCCCCTcgctttttcttggtgtaaaactgaattattgcttgcagaatatctttcgcaatgcatgttgaaagctgaacgatgctcccaaacacttttagggttaatgttatgttgcctcctatatttaaaatacaaaatttgctttttggatgctttcatcctcgatcaggctgtgccaaggtggaattttaacattacacaccatctcatcctgcactctACTTTGCCTTCTGACCAGATCTTTAtcactcgaaaaagagaaacaTTCATCCACTTTCTCtgccattattcacatactcccaacattcattaaaacaacagcgttctatttatttattttttttacttttacaattattatcgagagtaaacataagcagcatgtctaactcgtctttgctctacgttgcccagactgtgtttttAACTAAAGCACTGGTAGTGGGTGTTGTTTGTTattacgagtgtacccctttaagagcggggggggggggggggggcgatgtcCGGTAAACTAGGGAGTAGAAGTAGGTTGAGCAATAGCTCGTTtttagagaccgtgtgcttccgtgttggggaaaaaaaaaaaaagacgtcaggctgtagttcactgcactggatcagttttcatctATGCTGAGTgttgcgacaagtgcgcaaatgcgcagttgcacagctgagagggaacattgcgCTTGGTACAATGATGGACAGGGTTTTGTGCAGGgttgctcagatttttttttttttgtctggttcTCAAAGGAGCATCAGAGGTTCTTGCTTaatattatttcttttccccccctccGACCTCACTGGATAAACTTCAAGATTATGGAACTGTGGGATCAGCTAAATTCAGTACACGTGCGCGGTCTCACATCAGTTGAGATCTTAAAAATCAGTATGCGTTATCACCTGCTTCATACGCCCTTGCTGAGGAacattttatgaacaaatgACGATGCCGACGCTTGCGTGTGCTCAGCTGCCGGAGGACTTCACCGTGGCCTACGGGGCAGGCCAGGGCGAACTGGAAGTGGGCGGAGTCTTTCTGCGCATCTTTATTGCACAGCCGGGCTGGGTGCTGCGCAAGCCTCGCGACTTCCTGGTGTCGCTCCTGGAGACCCTGACGGAGCTGCTGGAAAAGAACAACCCCAATGTGAGCCGCGCACGGGATCCCGAGCTGGTTGACGGCGCGACGACTTTTTCCCCCGCTTATTCCCGAAAATGTGCTTCCAGGGGGATGCGCTGGAGACGGTCACCACGGCAGCCGTGTGTCTGTTCAGCACGCAGACGCAGCTGGCCGATCAGGTTCCGCCTTTGGGTCACTTGCCCCGCATCTTAGCCGCGCTCAACCACAAGAACAACGCCATACCAAAAAGCTGCATCCGCGTCATCCACGTGCTCTCGGACAATGAGGTACCATTGGcatttgtttcaaatacatTGGACCCTCACTATTAAAAAGCGGGTAGGGACCAAGAGCTGACGTAaatagtaaaaaataataataaataaaatgatacattttgggGGGTGGGCTCCGTGATGGTGTGTTTGTCTAGCTCTGCGTACGCGCTATGTCCGCCCTGGAGGCCATCGGGCCACTCATGACCGGGATGAAGGTCCGCGCGGACATGGCCGGGCTGGCCTGCGAGGCGCTGAACCGCATGTTCCAGAAGGAGCAGACGGAGCTGGTGGCCCAGGTGACGTTAATTTGCCACGCGGCACGCCGTGTCCGTTTCAACGCTTTTAGCTTGAAGGGTCTGCTGCCGCTCAGGCTCTCAGGGTGGACCTGGTTCCGTACCTGCTGAAGCTCCTGGAAGGAATCGGCCTGGAGACCCTGGACAACCCCTCGGCGACCAAGGCCCAGATCGTGAAGGCTCTCAAGTCCATGACTCGCAGCCTGCAGTACGGAGAACAGGTCTGTGGCTCTGTGGCTCTGTGGCCCGAGCGTCACGTTTTAAACTTCAAAAAGGGGATTGGGGGAAGTTTTTGTGCGTAGCCGTGTGATCATTCATTCGTCCTTTTCAGGTGAATGAAATCCTGGCCAAATCCTCCGTGTGGAGTGCCTTCAAGGACCAGAAACACGATCTCTTCATTTCCGAGTCTCAGACAGCAGGCTACCTTACAGGTATTTCCTCTTCATTTCCCCTCGCTTGTGAAACCGAAAAGGTAGGCGGTGCGTCCGTAACGCTACGCCCTGTTCTCAACGCACGCCTTGCCGCTGAATCCAAGCCTTTTTCTTTCCAAATCCCTCAACTTCCCGCTTCTGGCGTTTTCCTATCCTTTCTTTTCTCTCGTCCTCCCACCTTTTACTCCTCAGGGGTTTCCACTCCCTCCCTCCTGGCCGCCAGCAGCCCTCTGCGAGGGGGGCTCTAGACTCCCGAGCTGGGCCCTCAGAGCCCTCCTCTCTGTTGCACTACTGCAGGTAGACTGCGCCcgcctacccccccccccccccccttttgccTGTTCACCATTCCATTCCCACCTTGCCACCACGTCGCCTCCTCGCCACTCCCTATTTGAGCACATTTGATTTTGCACCTATCACAAAGTACACGGTAATTTAAAGTTTGGATGATAAAACAGTTTTGACTCTTGGGGCTTCAACAAAGAGCCAGATTTTCCTGATCCCATCTCATCTATTTTTTAGCTTCTATGGAGGTCATCAAGTTCTTAATTACTCCTTAGGAATTCATTCAATGAGTTCCATGGTGACGTTTGAAGTGTCAAACCGAAAAGTCGACCGATCGTCTTCGTACGTCAGAATattaaaaatcagatttttgtaGATGTGAATAGCTTCAGCTTTTTACGATCGCTTCTTATCTTGGAATATTCATCAATACCGTAAACCAATGCGCTCATCAGACCAAATGCTAAGGTGGTGGTTGTCATCCCGACTCCCGCAGGGCCAGGAGTAGCCGGTTACCTCACGGCGGCGGGAAGCGGCACCACCGTACTGCCCAGCGGCCCACCCCCGGTGGACAGCGAGCACGGAGATCAAGGCTGACggcgggttggggggggggacgagcaCTCGCAACAGCCACAGGTCGGGCTCAGGCTCCCGGGTCGCCCCGTTCGGCTCCCCCTAGCCCGAAACGAGGGAGACGCAGATGGGGAGGAGGATGTCGGTGGCTCCTCCCCATGTCGCCACCTGCCCTCTCCGATCGGCGCCTCGTAAATTGTTTGAAATTGTCTTAACAGATGGgccacgtttttgtttttcgtgCTACACATTTCTTGTGATGATGATAACGATGAGCAGAAGTTTACTTTTtctatgaatatattttttactctagatttttttttttttttgttcccgtGGGGAAAAACATCGGCAGACTGACCGTTATCAGTTGAATACGTCTCTTCTCCTTGATCTTGAGTCCTCTCGCGATGTCCCGATTGGCTCCACCAGCCCCCTTCCAAATTTACAGCCTCAATCACGCCtcaaaattttctcaacggaaaTTACAaatgagatctttttttttttttttttctcaactcaaGGATCCCCAGATGCCGCCTTTTTTTGGCCTTGATTTCCCTTTTCATTCCACGGCtaatttttataaaataattcCCTCCCGTTGCCCCCAATGGAAGAACAAGCAAGTAGAATATTTATCAATGAATAACAACTTCCTGAAATGAACTTCTGCTTTGTTGACCGGACGAATtgttgagtgtgtgtgagagaataGTGGAGTACGTGACATCCTCAATGTAATATTACGTATATAAACTTTATATattaaatgtacattaaaaCAATGAATCAGTCGCACTtgtacataaaattttaagaATAAAAGGGAACCCACAGTGTTCATTTGTCTCTGTCTGTGTGATCCATGTGACATAAACGTGCAGTAatgtcggttaaaaaaaactttttcttccGGAATTAATGTCATTTATTAAAGATATGGACATTAGCGATTGGTTGATGGTACTGTAAATAGTGTACTGACACATTATACAAACTGTTTACACTATTGATATTGTGCTGGTCACTAGTCCAAGCAGGTCGGAACAACTGGCGGTAAGTGTCTTGTGTTATGTTACAGAATAgtctctgctaaaaaaaaaaaaaaaaaagtgcagtggtgaggtcagccatgatgtatgcttggatggaaaaagatgacacgctgtcatGGCGACCCCgtactggacaagccgaaaggaaaagaagaaaatgactgTAATCGGGGCTTTTGGTGTAATTAGCTTGTGAAactgaaatatatttatatatatatataattaatcaAATCATACTTGTCAAATTTGCGAACCAATTAATAAGTAACCCCAGTCTTCAATTTTGTAGGAACAATTATTCGACGTGCCATTGTTTCCTGACGGTTCATATAGTTTGTAACACCAGTTTGAGTGATTCAGTGGCGCGAATAATAAGGCGAACGGCTGAATGTGATCAACGATataacttaaaaaataaaacaaaaaacgaaaTGTTAATGTATTCGGAACATTTGCGACAAGTTACCCGATAGTGCTGACGCTTAGTAATGATATTTTATCAAGTATAGCTattttactttggaaatgtagCTAACCGGTTACGGGCTGCTGCTACTGAGTAATGTTCGTAAAGTTAGCAAGGGCTGTTTGTGACGGTGAACAGCAATACTTTcgacaaatatattttaaccgAGTTCATAAAACAGAAATTGAGTTCCTTTGACGACTAAGTGAGTAAATTATCCTCTTGGAGACCCGCAGATGAGGTAACTTAGTTGAACGTGTATGGACCGTATTAATGATGCTAACATAACACCCGCTTGCTAAAATATTTCTATAACTAAGGAGAAAAATATACGCATTGTCTTCAAGTGTTGGTCATAATGGCTGGAGTCATTCaatgtgtgcattatttttcaaGGTTACACACAATGTctaaagaagaaaaggaaggcTTTATTGTCAAGTTTGTTGAAAGTAAAGGACAGACTTCAGTGTATGCTGACCAAGCTTACCAGGTGAGCTGTTGTTTTATATATCTAGGGTGAAATTTTCCATACTTTTGCAACCAGACTTGTAAAATGAACACTTGATTCATTCCTAACAGATGATTGTAAtgttttcttcaaatatttacaggCTATTACAGAGCTGCAGTCAGAAAAGTACCTCAAAAAGATTGATGAAGAAGCTGTATTGAACATGGACCAGAAGGACAAGTCCCTGTTTATTTTCAGTgactttgacactcctgccttccaGCACTGCAAGAACGTAAATTGTCCCACAGTATGACCTTTCCGGCTCTTGGCCCCTGTCCTCATTGTCCCTAATTGTTTGATTGTGTAGCTCGGCTGCCGGATCGTGAGTCCGCTGGTGGTGGTGTTCTGCCTGCAGCAGCAGCGTTGTGTACCCAAAGCGGAGAACCCGGTGTACAACATGGCCATGGCCGACATCACTGTCTCCTGCACAAGCTTGGATAAAACGACTCGGGTCAGTCGACTGGTTTTGCGGCTTTGGAGGTTGGCGATAACCCTCGTGAACTGATCATTTCTCTGGTACTGTCAGGACATGTTGGGCTGTGGTGAAGTCTGTGAAtgaatatttccatccatcaattttccccaGGTTGCAGGATTAGCAGCTTTAGCACGGAATTTAATATTGTAAGCCAATTTAGCATTCTAAAGTTTGAACATTGTTACCGATCTTAGGTATGGCAGGAAAAACAACTTTAATAATGATTTCAATGCATGTTTGACAGTGATTTAAAACAGTAAAAAGTATGGCTATTTTTGCCGTTCATATcatgaattttccttcgtaacaagagacaatatttttccaaagagtcgttttgtaacctgaatttttttggtTGCTAGAGACATtagtaagtagaggtaccactgtatctaCGTTATCCACCTCCATGAGCAGTTTAAAAAGTAACTGACAAGTATTTCCTGCGTATTGTATGTCATAATGTTcttcaaatttcaaatattttgacccggacttcaggaaacatttgtatttgcttGCAGTCCGAGGTGATGAATTTGGTGGAGCTGATGGGCGGGCGTGTCTATCTGGACCTCAACGTGTCCGTCACCCACCTGATTGCCGGCGAGGTGGGGAGTAAAAAGTACCTGGTGGCCGCCAACCTGGGCATACCCATCCTGCTCCCTTCCTGGGTCAAAGCCTGCTGGGAGAGTTCACAAAACAGGTGAAAGAGGGAaagcttgtgtatttttttttcttttttactgtaTACTTACGGTCTTGCGTCTGGGCAATAAGATACTCCACATCCTGATGTTTCAGTTACAAGAATTACACTTCATAAAACCCATTTTATTCctttacattttattgtgctgttttatttctttattaaaaatgtgggaaaataaGGGTGGTGTTCAAACAGGcctgaaattgatttttttttttttttaatttaactggGAAGCTTTATTTCATATAGAGTGCAACATACGTGTACCCGAATACATTCACATTGTGTTAAAAGTGTGATTTAAATAGCATTTTTTAAGGCGTGTGTGAGAAGTCTAACTAACGACAaacaaaatgtctgccttcCCTTTCAGCCTCTTCAGGTACACAGAGCTGCCCAGGGATGAGCACCTGTGCCCGGTGCTGCAGGGCTGCACCGTGTGCGTGACGGGAATCTCCAGCACCGAGCGCAAAGAAGTGCAGCGTCTGTGCGAGCAGCACGGCGCCAGCTACACGGGCCAGCTGAAAATGAACGAGTGCACCCACCTCATCGTCAACGAACCCACAGGCAAGTCGGACGAAATTTCTCGGTGTTCCGTTTCTCGATTGTTCTTGTCTCACGCTCTTCGATGTTTCTCTCTACAGGTCAGAAGTACGAGTGTGCGCGCAAATGGAACGTTTACTGCGTGTCCCTGCACTGGCTCTTCGACAGCATCGAGAAGGGCTCCTGTCAAGACGAGTCTCGCTACGCCGTGGGGACCCGGGCCTCCAAAAGCCGGCCAAACACGTCCACGCCCACCGGCTCCGGCACGAAGGAAGGTCAGGCCACGCGGCATAAATGTCAGAATTGTTTGTGCGTTTTctgcactgtcaatttgaaataataaccTGTTTTTGAATAAAAGGACAGAAATTCAATGTTAAATCCACTTCATGGATTAGTCAAGAAATATGACTGTTATTCCTTAGTATTTAAACATAAATTAAACAGTTTTTGAATTTTGATTTCATGCATTAATTCAATGGTTATTCTGTTGAAATAAAATTTTTTGTCTATATggcttggccaccagggggagtATAGTACATACAGCCATGCTGCACATGGCTTttgttgaggggaaaaaaaaaaccttttgcaaATATGCAGAAGAGGTATTTATTAGTTGTTTTTCcacttacaataaaaaaaaaatatgttcccGTGAGTCTTGTGTGCTGATAAACTCAACGCTTCCTTTCTCCCGCAGAGGGTCCTTCTCTGCTGGGTTTGAGTAACATCCCTGTCAACGCCAGCGTGACAGTTAGCGACCCGACCCTAACGAACGGATCCATCAGCCGGATGGAAACGCTGGACGCCATTGAAAGTCTGGATCTGAGCGTGTGCCCCGCGGACGACCTCCTGGACGGCTGTAAGGCAAGTGCTTATGCTTATTACGTACAGTGTCTTGCAAAAGCCAGTTCATAGCTCGTATAATAGTGTACTTTTACTATTTCGGTAAAATAGCTTGTAGGTGTTCAAAAGTGTGAATGTGGAGCAGTTGTATTAAATCACCCCCACACTGAAGCTTTTGTTTGGTTGTCACCACATGATCGCCGTGCAGCTTTATCTCTGCGGCCTGCCGGCGAGGAAGCTGGACAAGCTGCGTCGCCTGGTGAACACCGCAGGGGGTCTTCACTTCAACCAGCATAACGAGGAGCTCACGCACGTGGTCGTCGGGGAACCGGACCAGGACCTCAAGACTTTTCTGTCCAGAGCAACTCACAGGTCGGCTTTGGTCACAGTCGCTGCTTTGAAGTATGGCGATAGCTTGAGTTGCTACAGTGCTGTTTTTCCtttcttaaaaatgtaactCAATTTGAATTTTATAGAAAGTACtcatggcatttcaattcattttaaagtggaaaaatgaTTAAGCTGGACTAGTGAATTTTTGCTACTGAGTTTATTTGGAAATTTTCTTTGTGGGGGGAGCCAGACCTCATGTGGTGACAGTCCAGTGGCTGCTGGACAGCTTCTCCCAAGGCCGCCTCCTCCCAGAAGAAGACTTCCTCCACCGTCTGCTTCCCGCTCCCGCCGAGGTGTTGTCGGCGCCGGTCCGTCGCAAACCCGCCCCCAGGCCCTCGGTCAGCCCCCCCGCCGCCAGTCCCAGCACGCCGAAACTCAAGCAAGCGGAGGAGGACATCCTCTTGCAGTACCTGGATGATGACCCGACAGTCAGTGAGTAATTTCGGAGTTATATTGACAGtactaacagaaaaaaaagtaaacggCTGAATTTGTGAATAAGGAACTGAAAAGAGTCACGGGTTTACTGTACCACCTTTGTTCTTTGtctgcacttaaaaaaaaaaaaaaaaaaaaaaattcttattaCATAAGGCTTTAGTTCAATGTCAACCtgattgtgtgttttcttttaagTTGATGTGCTGCCAGCAGGTGAGATTGACAGGAAGTCCATCAGCGTGCCCGCCGAACAGTCCTGGACCCTCAACCACGGGGCCGGACCTGAGACGGACTCCACAATGCAGGAGGCCAGCGAGGCGGGTCTCTTTGCCGGCAAACGATTCCTCTTGCTGGGCTTCGGCGCCGAGGCGGAGGCTCAACTTGTCCTGTTGGTGACGGAGAACAGAGGTCGGGTGCTGGGGAGCCGCACGCGTGCTGTTGCCGATTATGCCGTGGTGCCTCTTTTGGGCTGTTCTGTGGAGGCCACGGTGGACGAGGTGGTCACTGATACGTGGCTGGTGAGTTTACAACTTTGCTCACTCTTGGAATATTGTGTGGTTTATCATTCACACCCCTTCtacaatcacattttttaattcttgTGTTGTTAGGGTAGGATTTGATGAGTTATTGCAGTTTGACTATCGGATGAGcgctttatttgtttatttcaacaGGCCATGTGCGTGGAGAGGGAGTGTCTCCTGGAGCCTTCCTCCAATCCTCTCTTCACTCCCGTTCCCGTGATGGACGGACATTTCCCTCTCAAGGATTGCGTCCTTTCTGTCAGCCAGTTCACTGGAGCTGAGCGGGAGTCTTTGGTGGAGCTTGCCCAGCACCTGGGAGCCAAGTATGTCTTCCTCTGTCACAgaatttaaagggaaaaaaacacttcctGTCTAATTGGCCGTATGTGTAAGAGcacatttttttggtcttgcTTTTGCATACGATCAATTAAAGCCAGTTGTACTTATATTTTCTTGAGTCCGTTTGTATCTGTTAAATGTCAGTGTCCAGGACTACTTTGTGCGCTTGGCCAACCCCAAGAAAGGAATGCTGGCCAGCACTCACCTGGTGCTGCAGAGCCCCGACGGCACAAAGTACCAGGCGGCCAAGAAGTGGGGGCTGCCGGCAGTCACCGTGCACTGGATCACGGCGTCGGCGAGGACCGGCAAGAGGGCGGCCGAGGAGCGCTTCTTGGTTGACCTTCCGCCTTCTCCTGGTCTGAGAAAGTTAACTAATAGATGGTGCATCTGGAAAGTATTTGCAACGCTTTGCAATTTTTCATGGATTGATCTTGAAGTGCTGCAAAGATTTTGCAAATACACATGAATAATATTCCGAAATTCTGCCTTTACAAGCATTATAAAGCTCCATTTTGATGgtaatttttatatttgttgttCCTCAGATCCGGAGGAAGAGAGTTTTGTCTGCGCCTCCCAGAGGACGTCCATGCCGGGACCATCCCAAATGGCGCGTTCTTCCCCGGACGTCCCGCTGCTCGGTTTTCAGAGCGGCAAGGCGGTCACGCCGCTGGATTTGGGACGGTTCCGGAGCAAAATGTTCCGCTCGATCTTGGAAGACATGAAAGCAAAAAAGGTCGCCGGCGCACCCAACCGAAGCCAGGTGGTCGGAGGCGGCAAGAACCAACTCGTCGAGGGGCCCTCGCTGGACCTGGACACGCCGTCCAAGTTCCTAACCAAGGGTCAGCTCTTCTGGCCCAAGTTTGAGATCAAGGTGCTGTTGATTTCAAGTAGCAATTTGTACTTTTTGATGAATTATCCACCTGATGGGGGGGCATATTTGAAGGAGATGTCATTTGAAgatgaggtttaaaaaaaaaaaaaaagttattgtacAGGGATGTAAAACGGccttttgttatttaaaaaaagaatttattcatcaaaagtcacaaaaaacaGTTTAGCAAATATGAGcaattttttataaaaatgttttaatgtatttgaaacaatgtttgagtaattttattttgttcccaAGAAATCAACTAACAAATCACCGGGTGTCTTTTTATAacaattttatggaaaaaatgactgatttacaataaatgaaataaaaaaatcttcttagGTCAGCCAATTTTagtcgggaaaaaaaatgacttctgcTCTAAACTCAtttactcaatttttttttttttttttttttttttttttttttttttcttccaggagGCATTAGAGGCAGTGGAGGCAATGGAAACTCCAGTTGGGAGGTCCAAGCCTGCGGAGAAGGCGGAGACGCCGCTGACGGACCTCGTTGAGAGGAACCTGAAGGTGGCGCTGGCCAACAGCACCCGCGGCTTCGATGTCAACCAGATGCAGGCCCTCTCTGCCAGCCCCGAGCTCAGCACCACCAGGAAGGAGGTTGGTGACCGCACCCCGATGGgaagtcctttttttccctacaTGGGCTGCATTCAGAAAAGAGTATTAAACGAGCTACAATCAGTGTAGATAAATATATTATAAGCAGCAGTAGtgtgttttaattaattaattaattttttttttatttatttggtaaaACTTCTACATTATAGTTTTGTTTAAGGTGGTAAGTTATCGTTGATAAATGCTGAGGGCCAAAGTTTGGACACCATGCTGCTGGGTTATTCATTTCagaccttttt contains:
- the topbp1 gene encoding DNA topoisomerase 2-binding protein 1 isoform X2, which produces MRLHTMSKEEKEGFIVKFVESKGQTSVYADQAYQAITELQSEKYLKKIDEEAVLNMDQKDKSLFIFSDFDTPAFQHCKNLGCRIVSPLVVVFCLQQQRCVPKAENPVYNMAMADITVSCTSLDKTTRSEVMNLVELMGGRVYLDLNVSVTHLIAGEVGSKKYLVAANLGIPILLPSWVKACWESSQNSLFRYTELPRDEHLCPVLQGCTVCVTGISSTERKEVQRLCEQHGASYTGQLKMNECTHLIVNEPTGQKYECARKWNVYCVSLHWLFDSIEKGSCQDESRYAVGTRASKSRPNTSTPTGSGTKEEGPSLLGLSNIPVNASVTVSDPTLTNGSISRMETLDAIESLDLSVCPADDLLDGCKLYLCGLPARKLDKLRRLVNTAGGLHFNQHNEELTHVVVGEPDQDLKTFLSRATHRPHVVTVQWLLDSFSQGRLLPEEDFLHRLLPAPAEVLSAPVRRKPAPRPSVSPPAASPSTPKLKQAEEDILLQYLDDDPTVIDVLPAGEIDRKSISVPAEQSWTLNHGAGPETDSTMQEASEAGLFAGKRFLLLGFGAEAEAQLVLLVTENRGRVLGSRTRAVADYAVVPLLGCSVEATVDEVVTDTWLAMCVERECLLEPSSNPLFTPVPVMDGHFPLKDCVLSVSQFTGAERESLVELAQHLGANVQDYFVRLANPKKGMLASTHLVLQSPDGTKYQAAKKWGLPAVTVHWITASARTGKRAAEERFLVDLPPSPDPEEESFVCASQRTSMPGPSQMARSSPDVPLLGFQSGKAVTPLDLGRFRSKMFRSILEDMKAKKVAGAPNRSQVVGGGKNQLVEGPSLDLDTPSKFLTKGQLFWPKFEIKEALEAVEAMETPVGRSKPAEKAETPLTDLVERNLKVALANSTRGFDVNQMQALSASPELSTTRKEGVQKETGLLTGVVICVGKKLNKMQNELNAVAASLGAEFRTACDDTVTHYIYQGRVGDNSREYRGVKERGLHVVSQHWLEACGQEQRHVPESLYPFTYNPKMSLNLSQIPSVGPRDTELKAVEDASTTGCTSNERDDLADKNDVSETLEMRENLQRALKEIMSATMKTTARRTSVRLSRKGSAGADAAPNTPGGSRRTLEALRVSHPAALDINTEPSQSEQIVWDDPTAREERAKLADNLQWPGSPSQHSESQAPPPQTAARQAAQLKDSMTDSQLVEMAGCDVINQQIGKKASAPAREEPQNDILTPEAPSIAFPLAKPLVAPEPEEAREEVKTPPRFQLSSLSPQERIDYSHLIEELGGVVLDKQSFDPSCSHIIVGTPLRNEKYLAAMAAGKWILHRSYLEACRSVGRFIPEEDYEWGSSSILDALPSLTLQQRRLALAAQRWRKALRGPTEQDGQGAFSGWTVMLNIDQSRESGFRRLLQSGGAEVLPSGSPSMYKVATHLFADFSRLRLGDFRADVSEASAQNVMCLKPEYIADYLMQEPIPPAALYLLTESPPEAAPGTSSLKRKATERTSRLKKSRLH